Proteins encoded by one window of Clostridium bornimense:
- a CDS encoding shikimate kinase codes for MNNIILIGMPGCGKTSLGKKASEELGLEFLDLDDYVVDRNGMTIEEMFSRSEDFFRDKESSVVREMTGYKNTIISTGGGVIKRKENMDVLKSCGYIVFIHRVPEKIIENVDTETRPLLKEGKERIYNLYRERKDLYVLYSDKILYNNDSEEEAVKKLKEIVKEYGVIK; via the coding sequence GTGAATAATATAATACTAATAGGAATGCCAGGCTGTGGAAAAACATCTTTAGGGAAGAAAGCTTCCGAAGAATTAGGATTAGAGTTTCTTGATTTAGATGATTATGTGGTAGATAGAAATGGTATGACAATAGAAGAGATGTTTAGTAGAAGTGAAGACTTTTTTAGAGATAAAGAATCTTCTGTAGTAAGGGAAATGACAGGGTACAAAAATACTATTATATCCACAGGTGGTGGAGTTATAAAGAGAAAAGAAAACATGGATGTGTTGAAAAGCTGTGGATATATTGTATTTATCCACAGAGTACCTGAAAAAATCATAGAAAATGTGGATACAGAAACAAGACCTTTACTTAAAGAAGGGAAGGAAAGAATATATAATCTTTATAGAGAAAGAAAAGATTTATATGTTTTATATTCTGACAAGATATTATATAACAATGATAGTGAAGAAGAGGCTGTGAAAAAACTTAAAGAAATAGTTAAAGAATATGGGGTGATAAAATGA
- a CDS encoding staygreen family protein produces MDYNKIFTEFRDGVTETYPIEGRKYTVTHSDKTGDLFVTIGLKYAEDKIDKLRDEVLLKWTHSNGKIKLVGEVLIDNDTIKKSKIRNMLFNKEMPLALQAIRYGDRKLFEENKKLDDIVIEIKFISELEEYNKVKNFGTMKEYKI; encoded by the coding sequence ATGGATTATAATAAAATATTTACAGAATTTCGTGATGGTGTAACAGAAACATATCCTATTGAAGGGAGAAAGTATACAGTTACTCATTCTGATAAAACTGGTGATTTATTTGTAACCATTGGACTTAAATACGCAGAAGACAAGATAGATAAACTTAGAGATGAAGTGCTTTTAAAATGGACACATAGTAACGGAAAAATTAAATTAGTTGGAGAGGTATTAATTGATAACGATACAATAAAAAAGAGTAAGATTAGAAATATGCTTTTTAATAAGGAGATGCCATTGGCATTGCAAGCTATTAGATATGGTGATAGAAAATTATTTGAGGAGAATAAGAAGCTAGATGACATTGTAATTGAAATTAAGTTTATTTCAGAGCTTGAAGAATATAACAAAGTAAAAAACTTTGGAACTATGAAGGAATACAAAATATAA
- a CDS encoding bifunctional chorismate mutase/prephenate dehydratase, which yields MKELQELRNRIDEIDSKLIEIFEERMKVVSEVGRVKRENGIGTLNEKREEAVIERGRSLVKDKTYEESTISMLKSIMAISRSHQNSSNCRDKIDAIDKIMDSVVEKKDKPRVVYQGVEGAFSFEALKQFSSDCSYTNVDNFRDVFEALENGECDYGILPIENSSTGAINDVYDLMREYKTYIVGEELVRIEQCLFGVQRAKIEDIKEIYSHPQGFSQSSNFLSQYGDIRLMPYNNTAMAAKMVSEENNISKAAICSKAAGELYGLKCIKEGINNLTDNYTRFIIVGKNLECDNECNKVSVILTLPHVSGSLYETLAHFANNGLNMLKIESRPTGDKAFEYFFYIDFTGNLDDGVTRKVIEDLACESIDFRLIGCYKQSCDMIK from the coding sequence ATGAAGGAATTGCAAGAATTAAGAAATAGAATTGATGAAATAGATAGTAAACTTATAGAAATTTTTGAAGAGAGAATGAAAGTAGTATCTGAGGTAGGTAGGGTTAAAAGAGAAAATGGAATAGGTACTCTTAATGAGAAAAGAGAGGAAGCAGTAATAGAAAGAGGACGTTCTTTAGTAAAAGATAAGACTTATGAGGAAAGTACTATAAGTATGCTTAAATCTATTATGGCTATTAGTCGTTCTCATCAAAATAGTAGTAATTGTAGAGATAAGATAGATGCTATTGATAAGATTATGGATTCAGTAGTAGAAAAGAAAGATAAACCAAGAGTTGTTTATCAAGGTGTAGAAGGAGCATTCTCTTTTGAAGCATTAAAACAGTTCTCTAGTGATTGTAGTTATACTAATGTAGATAACTTCAGAGATGTATTTGAAGCTTTAGAAAATGGAGAATGTGATTATGGTATCTTACCAATAGAAAACTCTTCTACAGGGGCTATTAATGATGTTTATGATCTTATGAGGGAATATAAGACATATATTGTTGGAGAAGAATTAGTGAGAATAGAACAGTGCTTGTTTGGGGTACAAAGAGCAAAAATAGAAGATATAAAAGAAATATATTCTCACCCACAAGGATTCTCTCAATCATCTAATTTCTTATCTCAATATGGAGATATAAGATTAATGCCATATAATAATACAGCGATGGCAGCGAAGATGGTTAGTGAAGAAAATAATATTAGTAAAGCAGCGATATGTAGTAAAGCCGCTGGTGAACTATATGGACTTAAGTGTATTAAAGAAGGTATCAATAATTTAACTGACAACTATACTAGGTTTATTATAGTAGGAAAAAATTTAGAATGCGATAATGAATGTAATAAGGTATCAGTTATACTTACATTACCACATGTTAGTGGAAGCTTGTATGAAACATTAGCTCATTTTGCAAATAACGGATTAAATATGCTTAAGATAGAATCAAGGCCTACTGGGGATAAGGCTTTTGAGTATTTCTTCTATATAGACTTTACAGGAAATTTAGATGATGGTGTTACAAGAAAAGTTATAGAAGATTTAGCTTGTGAAAGTATAGATTTTAGGCTAATTGGTTGTTATAAACAAAGTTGCGACATGATAAAATAG
- a CDS encoding DMT family transporter has protein sequence MFYLFIAALSGVSIVVSRIINANLSTKIGMYQSTFYNFLTGLIFSIIILIFSNEVFSESISILNKIPLTAYLGGLVGVASISLSNFIAPKISAFYMALLVFVGQLFAGIVIDYFTMGELSIGKILGGIIVVIGLGYNLLIDKKASA, from the coding sequence ATGTTTTACTTATTTATTGCAGCACTCTCTGGAGTATCTATAGTTGTCTCTAGAATTATAAATGCAAATCTATCAACAAAAATAGGAATGTATCAAAGCACCTTTTATAATTTTTTAACTGGACTTATATTTTCCATTATAATATTAATATTTAGCAATGAAGTTTTTAGTGAATCAATATCTATACTAAATAAAATTCCATTAACTGCATACTTAGGAGGCCTTGTAGGTGTAGCTTCTATATCATTATCCAACTTTATAGCACCTAAAATTTCTGCATTCTATATGGCACTTTTAGTATTTGTAGGTCAATTATTTGCTGGTATCGTTATTGACTACTTTACTATGGGTGAATTATCTATAGGAAAAATTCTAGGCGGTATAATTGTCGTAATTGGTCTTGGTTACAATCTTTTAATAGATAAAAAAGCATCAGCTTAA
- a CDS encoding cyclic nucleotide-binding domain-containing protein, which yields MIKIDDENLKDKYIKKYNLDNIFSNDMKEYMELILFEKNEFICRENEKIEYIFFFVKGKAKVYIVLQNGKSLLLSFYYPFMVLGDLEIVSLSRASTNVQVLEDSYCIALPFYKVRNILLEDPRYLRFTCNSLSKKLKKSTINGSINLLYPLENRLASYILATSQRTNVGVLKFSGNLMEISELLGTSYRHLLRTLSNLTSKGAIRKRSNYYEVIEIEILKDLASELYK from the coding sequence ATGATAAAAATAGATGATGAAAATCTAAAGGATAAGTATATAAAAAAATATAACCTTGATAATATCTTTTCCAATGATATGAAAGAATATATGGAATTAATATTATTTGAGAAAAATGAATTTATATGTAGAGAAAATGAAAAGATAGAATATATTTTTTTCTTTGTAAAAGGAAAAGCAAAGGTATATATAGTACTACAAAATGGGAAATCATTACTTTTGTCTTTCTATTATCCATTTATGGTTTTAGGAGATTTAGAAATAGTATCTTTAAGTAGAGCTAGCACAAATGTACAAGTTTTAGAAGACTCTTATTGTATTGCATTACCTTTTTATAAGGTTAGAAATATTTTATTAGAAGATCCTAGATATTTAAGATTTACATGTAATTCTTTAAGTAAAAAACTTAAAAAATCAACTATTAATGGATCTATAAATTTACTATATCCTTTAGAAAATAGACTAGCTAGTTATATTTTAGCTACTAGTCAAAGAACTAATGTGGGAGTATTAAAGTTTAGTGGAAATTTAATGGAGATATCAGAATTATTAGGTACAAGTTATAGACATTTATTAAGAACATTAAGTAACTTAACAAGTAAAGGAGCAATAAGGAAACGAAGCAATTATTATGAAGTAATTGAAATAGAAATTCTTAAGGACTTAGCTTCAGAATTGTATAAATAA
- a CDS encoding DMT family transporter: protein MYNLASILIGALIGLMVYFNGLLSVYLGNYTSSVVVHFIGLIGIILVLIFTKSKLIFDKNQSIFLYSAGIVGVFTVLFTNIGYVSVGASITIALSLLGQTISAIIIDHYGLLDVKISKFNKKKLIGLSIITIGIVIMTIY, encoded by the coding sequence ATGTATAACTTAGCATCAATATTAATAGGTGCATTAATAGGACTTATGGTCTATTTTAATGGACTCTTATCTGTATACTTAGGTAATTATACTTCCAGTGTTGTTGTCCATTTTATAGGACTTATTGGAATAATTTTAGTATTAATTTTTACAAAGTCAAAATTAATTTTCGATAAAAACCAATCCATATTTCTATATAGCGCTGGTATAGTTGGTGTCTTCACCGTTCTTTTCACTAATATAGGATATGTCTCCGTTGGAGCTTCTATAACTATAGCTTTAAGTTTACTTGGACAGACAATATCTGCAATCATAATTGATCATTATGGATTATTAGATGTAAAGATTTCAAAATTTAACAAAAAGAAATTAATAGGTCTATCAATAATAACAATAGGAATAGTTATTATGACAATATACTAG
- the aroQ gene encoding type II 3-dehydroquinate dehydratase — protein sequence MKILVINGPNLNLLGVREKGIYGSQNYYDLVKEVKEKGKALGTEVEVFQSNSEGELIDKIHSAYGEFDGIVINPGAYTHYSYAIYDAILSVSIPTIEVHISNIHKREEFRRKSVIAPACVGQVCGLGFKGYGYALEYLVDMISA from the coding sequence ATGAAAATACTAGTTATCAATGGACCAAATTTAAACCTTTTAGGTGTTAGAGAAAAAGGAATATACGGTTCACAAAATTACTATGATTTAGTTAAGGAAGTTAAGGAAAAGGGAAAAGCGTTAGGTACTGAAGTAGAGGTTTTTCAAAGTAATTCCGAAGGTGAGTTAATAGACAAAATTCATAGTGCTTATGGGGAATTTGATGGGATTGTGATAAATCCAGGGGCATATACTCATTATTCTTATGCAATTTATGATGCTATTTTATCTGTAAGTATACCTACTATTGAAGTTCATATAAGTAATATTCATAAGAGAGAAGAGTTTAGAAGAAAATCTGTTATAGCTCCAGCTTGCGTTGGACAAGTGTGTGGATTAGGGTTTAAGGGATATGGATATGCTTTAGAGTATTTGGTAGATATGATCAGTGCATAG
- a CDS encoding ankyrin repeat domain-containing protein, whose protein sequence is MKINKKVMSMILIVIVVLGYFIIRDKIFVSNNTKLYSGIENNNFSLIDEALVEGCDINEFDHINNGESKPIFIAMNNNNENNREVVKYLIKNGADVNSCREDGTSILMAMASENNNEICQLLLDYGANIEYRDKNGYTALEYAASGSEDENRIMSTIELFLDNGGKIGPNTLEAVFKGRSIYNDGDGKYALVNFVLKSLLDNNYESELKPVVEAAILGETNKVTSLICKNDINEDDRDTILFYTAAFGDVDTIKVLQEKGAELEVCNNYGMSILTIAAKYGNIDVVRYLLDQGLDVNGGEGYVPPVVMAAKNNHYDVVKYLIEKGANLVPSSDFYNVLYEAASNGNVQMVDLILKSGYPLDDNYLFSTATKVIKNRNTSIVQYLLDNGYDLKIKKDGQSLLEYADDYYVAKVLVEGGLDINEYNKSAKDLKMLEYLFENGASPNRILENAIAYGNMDILKLAIRYDANINYIDEDSHMKNSPLTLAAYSGSKDIMKKIIKNGGDINYQNAEGTTAILEATKMGWTDCVKLLLESGADKNIEDNYNFDALHYAKENNSKDIIRLLE, encoded by the coding sequence ATGAAAATTAATAAAAAGGTAATGAGTATGATTTTAATAGTTATAGTGGTACTAGGATATTTCATTATAAGGGACAAGATATTTGTTAGTAATAACACAAAGCTATATAGTGGTATTGAAAATAACAATTTTAGTCTTATTGATGAAGCTTTAGTAGAAGGCTGTGATATTAATGAATTTGATCATATAAATAATGGTGAATCAAAGCCTATTTTTATAGCTATGAATAATAATAATGAAAATAATAGAGAAGTAGTAAAGTATCTTATAAAAAACGGGGCGGATGTCAATAGTTGTAGGGAAGATGGTACTTCTATATTGATGGCTATGGCTTCCGAAAATAATAATGAGATTTGTCAATTACTTTTAGATTATGGGGCAAATATAGAATATAGAGATAAAAATGGGTATACAGCTTTAGAGTATGCTGCTTCTGGTAGTGAGGATGAAAATAGGATTATGTCAACTATAGAATTATTTTTAGATAATGGTGGAAAAATAGGACCAAATACATTAGAAGCAGTTTTTAAAGGAAGGTCTATATATAATGATGGTGATGGTAAATATGCACTAGTAAACTTTGTACTAAAAAGTCTTCTAGATAATAACTATGAATCAGAATTGAAGCCTGTAGTAGAAGCAGCCATTTTAGGAGAAACAAATAAGGTTACATCATTAATTTGTAAAAATGATATAAATGAAGATGATAGAGATACAATTTTATTTTATACTGCTGCATTTGGAGATGTAGATACAATAAAGGTTTTACAAGAAAAAGGTGCAGAGCTAGAGGTTTGTAATAATTATGGTATGTCTATATTAACAATAGCAGCTAAGTATGGGAATATCGATGTTGTTAGGTATCTTTTAGATCAAGGATTAGATGTTAATGGTGGAGAGGGATATGTACCACCAGTAGTTATGGCAGCAAAAAATAATCATTATGATGTAGTTAAGTATCTTATAGAAAAAGGTGCAAATCTTGTTCCTAGTAGTGATTTTTATAATGTGCTTTATGAAGCTGCTAGTAATGGTAATGTGCAGATGGTAGATTTGATATTGAAAAGTGGATATCCTTTAGATGATAATTATTTGTTTTCAACAGCTACAAAAGTTATTAAAAATAGAAATACTAGTATAGTTCAATATTTATTAGATAATGGATATGACTTAAAAATTAAAAAAGATGGACAAAGTTTATTAGAATATGCTGATGATTATTATGTGGCTAAAGTATTAGTAGAAGGCGGGTTAGATATTAATGAATATAATAAATCTGCAAAAGATTTAAAAATGTTAGAGTATTTATTTGAAAATGGAGCATCACCAAATAGAATATTAGAAAATGCTATAGCTTATGGAAATATGGATATACTTAAACTTGCAATAAGGTATGATGCAAATATAAATTATATTGATGAAGATTCCCATATGAAAAATAGTCCACTTACACTTGCCGCTTATAGTGGTAGTAAAGATATAATGAAGAAAATAATTAAAAATGGTGGAGATATAAATTATCAAAATGCTGAAGGTACTACTGCTATTTTAGAAGCTACTAAAATGGGATGGACTGATTGTGTCAAATTATTACTAGAGTCAGGAGCAGATAAAAATATAGAAGATAATTATAACTTTGATGCGTTACATTATGCCAAAGAGAATAATAGTAAAGATATTATTAGATTGTTAGAATAG
- a CDS encoding DUF1540 domain-containing protein — MDKNPSIKCTVQQCKYNSAAEYCTLNEILVGTHEQNPKVPECTDCKSFELK; from the coding sequence ATGGATAAGAACCCAAGTATTAAGTGTACAGTACAACAATGTAAATATAATTCTGCAGCGGAATATTGTACTTTAAATGAAATTTTAGTAGGTACACATGAACAAAATCCTAAAGTTCCAGAATGTACAGATTGTAAGTCATTTGAATTAAAATAA